In Desulforamulus hydrothermalis Lam5 = DSM 18033, a genomic segment contains:
- a CDS encoding SelT/SelW/SelH family (seleno)protein, giving the protein MSELKLSIEYCTAUGYLPKAVGLAETLLRKYKNRISSLELIPSGGGVFEVKKNGTLIFSKKELGRFPDAEEITANL; this is encoded by the coding sequence ATGAGTGAACTTAAATTATCCATTGAGTATTGTACGGCTTGAGGTTACCTGCCGAAAGCGGTCGGTCTGGCCGAAACTTTATTGCGGAAGTACAAAAACAGGATTTCATCCTTAGAACTGATACCCTCCGGCGGAGGAGTTTTTGAAGTTAAGAAAAACGGCACTTTGATATTCTCCAAAAAAGAACTGGGCAGGTTTCCCGACGCAGAGGAAATTACAGCTAACCTGTGA
- a CDS encoding IS200/IS605 family accessory protein TnpB-related protein has product MTRAPRVTGKLWLPEKHRQKVLELLLSGVPYTVELIKGRDSRYRVHITFAVTAPVLVTNPNQGYLGVDTNPDGAALANVSYTGQPTPWPEGFTVPYPKALHKFAGEFQITMHPNGFLYIKVPELSYSRGFRRTYLIGVLAKVVVDTAKTLGKPIALESLDFGKDRFDTNRKFNRMAANFPFKKMVEAVTRKAFKEGVGVKQVWPAHTSTIGYYKYMERYGITIHHAAALVIARRAIGFRERITKELKQKVQAVKEKLSQKVNSLPGEGRGMTRKVKQLFKRLDGKISVHNGLTRYKQESFHSVWHDLKHLALSSR; this is encoded by the coding sequence ATGACCAGGGCCCCCCGGGTAACGGGTAAGCTCTGGCTGCCTGAGAAGCACCGGCAAAAAGTGCTGGAGCTGCTCTTATCAGGTGTGCCTTACACTGTGGAGCTAATCAAAGGTAGGGACAGCCGGTATAGGGTGCACATCACCTTTGCCGTTACAGCCCCCGTTTTAGTGACCAACCCCAACCAGGGTTACCTGGGTGTAGACACCAACCCCGACGGAGCAGCGCTGGCCAACGTCAGTTACACCGGACAGCCAACGCCCTGGCCGGAAGGTTTCACCGTACCCTATCCGAAAGCACTGCACAAATTCGCCGGGGAATTTCAGATAACCATGCACCCGAACGGTTTTCTTTACATCAAGGTACCAGAATTGTCCTACAGCCGGGGCTTCCGGCGCACGTACTTAATTGGCGTGCTTGCCAAAGTAGTGGTGGACACAGCTAAAACTTTAGGCAAACCCATCGCTTTAGAGAGCCTGGACTTCGGCAAAGACCGTTTTGACACCAACCGGAAATTCAACCGCATGGCGGCCAATTTTCCGTTCAAGAAGATGGTCGAGGCCGTCACCCGTAAAGCCTTCAAAGAAGGCGTCGGTGTAAAGCAAGTCTGGCCGGCGCACACGTCCACCATCGGCTATTACAAATACATGGAGCGTTACGGCATAACTATCCACCACGCCGCGGCATTAGTGATAGCCCGGCGGGCGATAGGTTTTAGAGAGCGCATTACCAAAGAGTTAAAGCAGAAAGTTCAGGCCGTCAAAGAGAAGCTGAGTCAAAAGGTAAATTCCTTGCCTGGGGAAGGAAGAGGGATGACCCGAAAGGTGAAGCAACTCTTCAAGCGGCTGGACGGAAAGATTTCTGTACACAACGGTTTGACCCGTTACAAACAGGAATCGTTTCACTCTGTCTGGCATGACTTGAAACACCTTGCTTTATCAAGTAGGTGA
- a CDS encoding transposase gives MKKRKNNKKKPTKTGGDISYTVCGEFFPEVYPAFRSQKWSRGMEDPLDTEMRLFCSCTRWAFNRLQEDNSRPEIKKQGQGTFSINSRYCDDAILKAKAVTESQTELLELDSEETEAKLARAKKKLRWAEKDLDRAVKANNQAKIEDFKHTVHGRKARVKKLADKLDELKVHRDNGTIPKVIFGGRSLWKRVCRGRVSREEWRQARQDRLYARGDETKGGNPNLKISWHNGEFTLSVTISHLSEQKRDRQEG, from the coding sequence GTGAAAAAACGGAAGAACAACAAGAAGAAGCCGACTAAGACCGGTGGCGACATAAGCTACACCGTCTGCGGCGAATTTTTTCCGGAGGTTTACCCTGCCTTCCGCTCTCAAAAGTGGAGCCGCGGGATGGAGGATCCGTTAGACACCGAGATGCGGCTGTTCTGCTCCTGCACCCGCTGGGCCTTCAACCGGTTACAGGAAGATAATTCCCGCCCAGAGATAAAGAAGCAGGGTCAAGGAACATTCAGCATAAACTCCCGCTATTGCGACGACGCCATACTGAAAGCCAAAGCCGTAACTGAATCGCAAACAGAGCTGCTTGAATTGGACAGCGAAGAAACAGAAGCAAAGTTAGCCCGCGCCAAGAAGAAACTCCGTTGGGCAGAAAAAGACCTGGACAGGGCCGTTAAAGCAAACAATCAGGCTAAAATCGAGGACTTTAAGCACACCGTACACGGCCGCAAAGCCAGGGTAAAAAAGCTGGCTGACAAGCTGGACGAGCTAAAGGTCCACCGGGACAACGGCACCATACCAAAAGTAATTTTCGGAGGCCGCTCTCTGTGGAAGCGAGTGTGCAGAGGCAGGGTTTCGAGAGAAGAATGGCGGCAGGCCCGGCAGGACAGGCTATACGCCCGCGGCGACGAGACCAAAGGCGGCAACCCGAATCTCAAAATAAGCTGGCATAATGGAGAGTTCACCCTGTCTGTGACCATCTCTCACCTGTCCGAACAGAAAAGGGACAGACAAGAAGGGTAG
- a CDS encoding IS607 family transposase has protein sequence MELLTISKAAKKLGVHPNSLRNWEKQGLIKPVRSPGGQRRYSMDELNRLLQSGQLTDSQEAVVLYARVSTKKQADAGNLNRQLERLRQYVIESHYRVVAEFTDVASGLNQKRHGLTNVLKLAERGEYKKLIIEYPDRLARFGYSYIERHLRYCGVEIVAIAEKEPEDAQSELVRDLLAIVTSFSARLYSARGGKKVRQGFRGLIAEASQSEKTEEQQEEAD, from the coding sequence ATGGAACTATTAACTATAAGCAAAGCGGCAAAGAAATTAGGTGTACATCCGAACAGCCTGCGCAACTGGGAAAAGCAAGGTTTGATTAAGCCTGTCCGTTCACCTGGCGGTCAGCGCCGGTATTCCATGGACGAACTCAACAGGCTTTTACAGTCCGGTCAATTAACTGATAGTCAAGAAGCAGTTGTGCTTTACGCCCGGGTGTCCACCAAAAAGCAGGCGGATGCCGGCAACTTAAACAGGCAACTGGAAAGGCTGAGGCAATATGTGATCGAGTCGCATTACCGTGTTGTTGCCGAGTTCACCGACGTAGCCAGCGGTTTAAACCAAAAACGCCACGGTCTGACAAACGTGCTCAAGCTGGCCGAGCGGGGTGAGTACAAAAAACTAATTATCGAATATCCCGACCGGCTGGCCCGGTTCGGGTATTCGTACATTGAGCGGCATTTAAGGTACTGTGGCGTAGAGATCGTAGCCATAGCTGAAAAAGAGCCGGAAGACGCACAATCCGAATTGGTCAGGGACTTATTGGCAATAGTAACGTCTTTTTCGGCCCGGCTGTATAGCGCCAGAGGCGGGAAGAAGGTCAGGCAGGGTTTTCGGGGACTGATAGCGGAGGCATCTCAAAGTGAAAAAACGGAAGAACAACAAGAAGAAGCCGACTAA
- a CDS encoding PLP-dependent cysteine synthase family protein translates to MQTCASIIESIGKTPMVELARIGKGLPGRIFAKAEFMNPSGSMKDRIALKMIEEAEQAGQLKPGSIVIEETSGNTGIALAMVCAVKGYRFVAVMSEGNSPERRQILQALGARVELVPQAAGGKPGQVTGADLALVEERTRQLQRELGAFWVNQFDNPGNCAAHYETTAQEIWQQMDGQIDYFLDVVGTSGTFTGIAKALKEKDPNLQCWVVEPAAAAVLAGKPVTNPQHVLQGSSYAKVPRLWDAGVCDGYLTVTDGEAVRAARRLAAEEGLLCGYTSGGNVAAALRLAGWCDAGARIVTILCDSGLRYLSSDLFK, encoded by the coding sequence TTGCAAACCTGTGCGTCTATAATTGAATCCATTGGCAAGACACCAATGGTGGAACTGGCAAGGATTGGCAAGGGTTTGCCGGGCCGCATATTTGCCAAGGCTGAGTTTATGAATCCCAGCGGCAGTATGAAAGACCGCATTGCGCTTAAAATGATTGAAGAGGCTGAACAAGCAGGGCAACTGAAGCCGGGCAGTATTGTTATTGAAGAAACCAGCGGCAATACCGGTATTGCCCTGGCAATGGTCTGTGCCGTAAAGGGTTACCGCTTTGTGGCAGTGATGTCGGAAGGCAACAGTCCGGAACGACGGCAGATTTTGCAGGCTCTGGGAGCCAGGGTAGAGCTGGTTCCCCAGGCTGCAGGGGGAAAACCGGGTCAAGTGACCGGGGCAGACCTGGCTTTGGTAGAAGAGAGGACCAGACAGCTGCAAAGGGAATTAGGGGCTTTCTGGGTAAATCAATTTGACAACCCCGGTAACTGTGCGGCACATTACGAAACCACCGCCCAGGAGATTTGGCAGCAGATGGATGGACAAATAGATTATTTTCTTGACGTGGTAGGTACTTCAGGAACCTTTACAGGTATTGCTAAAGCATTAAAAGAAAAGGATCCCAACCTTCAGTGCTGGGTGGTGGAACCGGCTGCCGCCGCCGTGCTGGCCGGCAAGCCGGTAACCAACCCCCAACATGTTCTGCAGGGATCAAGTTATGCTAAAGTACCAAGGTTATGGGATGCCGGGGTTTGTGACGGGTACCTAACAGTTACCGATGGCGAAGCTGTACGGGCGGCCCGCCGCTTAGCCGCTGAAGAAGGGTTGTTGTGCGGTTATACCTCAGGGGGCAATGTGGCAGCAGCTTTACGTCTGGCAGGTTGGTGCGATGCCGGAGCAAGGATTGTGACAATCCTTTGCGACAGCGGCCTGAGATACTTGAGCAGTGATTTATTTAAGTAA
- a CDS encoding Lon protease family protein, which produces MVIKKTLVDIERIRRRCAETELDFCTTSADVPPLHDFIGQERAVRAMQFGLTMKANGYNIFVAGPAGTGKTTYTQTVVTQVAARESTPGDWCLVYNFKDPDVPQAVTLPAGEGSKFQKDMANLTLAMRNALSRLFEGKEYSRRKSAILQELQQKLDRDLEQLKEDANAAGFVMKVSEQGIFFIPVQEGKPLSQEQYEGLSGSEQQVLEERLKTLQGRTEELAFSGKLMEKEADRVIRELDQQLIRETILPMVKEVQQQYREYPRIIAYLNDLVEDITANINCGVAGQEQDETDDDPYRNYRVHLLVNHGDTLGAPVVVETNPHYYNLFGKVEYRSRLGTVNTDFTMIKPGALHRANGGYLILQAKDLLADANAWETLKKALKNRQVTVENIGEHYRSVPTISLKPEPIPLNVKVILIGSQKIYHLLQQLDEDFAKLFKVMVDFEVVMPRTPENLKNYVAFVGSVCRREKLPHFNKSGLAEIIEYGSRLAGNQNKLSTQFNEVVEVIQEAAAWARAAGAGLVGGQHVRQAISERIYRSRRVEERLQELILRGKILVDTAGAVVGQVNGLAVLDVGNYAFGKPSRITAKTFMGNDGLVNIERETEMSGSIHAKGVLTLTGYLGSMFAQTKPLSLSARITFEQLYEGVEGDSASSAELYALLSSLAEVPVKQSLAVTGSVNQNGDIQPIGGVTEKIEGFFGVCRARGLTGEQGVIIPIQNVDNLMLSHEVTEAVAQGMFHIYAISRVEEGIELLTGMPAGRRRPDGGYPPGTLFYLVDQKLQQYAAGLCQYGK; this is translated from the coding sequence ATGGTGATAAAGAAAACGCTTGTCGATATTGAGCGGATAAGACGCCGTTGCGCTGAAACGGAACTGGACTTTTGCACCACCTCGGCCGATGTGCCGCCCTTACATGACTTTATTGGCCAGGAAAGAGCTGTGCGGGCCATGCAGTTTGGTCTCACAATGAAGGCCAATGGGTATAACATTTTTGTGGCAGGACCCGCCGGCACCGGGAAAACCACTTATACCCAAACCGTTGTAACTCAGGTGGCAGCCAGGGAGAGCACGCCCGGGGACTGGTGCCTGGTTTATAATTTTAAAGATCCGGATGTTCCCCAGGCAGTGACCTTGCCGGCGGGCGAGGGCAGCAAATTCCAAAAGGATATGGCCAATTTAACCCTGGCCATGAGAAATGCCCTGTCCAGGTTGTTTGAAGGAAAGGAATACAGCCGGCGAAAAAGTGCTATTTTGCAAGAGCTGCAGCAAAAACTGGATCGTGACCTGGAGCAGCTGAAAGAAGATGCCAATGCAGCAGGTTTCGTTATGAAGGTATCTGAACAAGGAATCTTTTTTATTCCTGTGCAAGAAGGCAAACCCCTTTCCCAGGAGCAATATGAGGGGCTTTCCGGTTCAGAACAGCAGGTTCTTGAAGAACGTTTAAAAACATTGCAAGGGCGCACGGAGGAGCTGGCCTTTTCCGGCAAGCTCATGGAGAAAGAAGCAGACCGGGTGATCCGTGAACTGGATCAGCAACTCATCCGGGAAACCATCTTGCCTATGGTAAAAGAAGTGCAGCAGCAGTACCGGGAATACCCCCGGATTATTGCCTATCTTAATGATTTGGTGGAGGATATAACTGCCAACATTAACTGCGGAGTAGCCGGTCAGGAACAGGATGAGACGGATGATGACCCGTACCGCAACTACCGGGTTCATTTGCTGGTCAACCACGGTGATACCCTGGGGGCACCGGTGGTGGTAGAAACCAACCCCCATTACTATAATCTGTTCGGCAAAGTGGAATACCGCAGCCGGTTAGGCACTGTTAATACCGATTTTACCATGATTAAACCGGGTGCCTTACACCGGGCCAACGGGGGATACCTGATTTTGCAGGCGAAGGATCTTTTAGCAGACGCCAATGCTTGGGAAACCTTAAAAAAGGCGTTAAAGAACCGTCAGGTGACAGTGGAAAACATAGGCGAGCATTACCGTTCGGTACCCACCATCAGTTTAAAACCGGAACCCATCCCCTTGAACGTCAAGGTTATTTTAATCGGCTCCCAGAAAATATATCACTTGCTGCAACAACTGGACGAGGATTTTGCTAAGTTGTTTAAGGTTATGGTAGATTTTGAAGTGGTGATGCCGCGTACGCCGGAAAATTTAAAGAATTATGTTGCCTTTGTGGGTTCAGTGTGCCGCCGGGAAAAACTGCCCCATTTTAACAAATCCGGCCTGGCAGAGATCATAGAATATGGTTCCCGGCTGGCCGGCAACCAGAACAAACTCTCCACGCAATTTAACGAAGTGGTGGAAGTGATTCAAGAAGCAGCTGCCTGGGCCCGGGCGGCAGGTGCCGGTCTGGTGGGGGGACAACATGTGCGCCAGGCCATCAGTGAAAGGATTTACCGCAGCCGCCGGGTGGAAGAACGGCTGCAGGAGCTGATTTTACGGGGCAAGATTCTGGTGGATACCGCAGGGGCGGTGGTGGGCCAGGTTAACGGTTTGGCTGTATTGGATGTCGGTAATTATGCCTTTGGCAAACCATCCCGCATAACGGCCAAAACTTTTATGGGGAATGACGGTTTGGTAAATATTGAACGGGAAACCGAAATGAGCGGCAGTATTCATGCCAAGGGAGTGCTTACGCTAACCGGTTATTTAGGCAGCATGTTTGCCCAGACCAAACCGCTTTCGCTGTCAGCCCGGATTACTTTTGAACAGCTGTATGAGGGAGTGGAAGGTGACAGTGCTTCCAGCGCAGAGCTTTATGCCTTGCTTTCCAGTTTGGCGGAAGTCCCCGTTAAACAAAGCCTGGCGGTAACCGGTTCGGTAAACCAGAACGGCGATATTCAGCCCATTGGCGGGGTGACGGAAAAAATCGAAGGCTTTTTCGGGGTGTGCCGGGCCAGAGGTTTGACAGGAGAACAGGGTGTCATCATACCGATACAAAATGTTGATAATTTGATGTTAAGTCACGAAGTGACGGAGGCGGTAGCCCAGGGTATGTTTCATATCTATGCCATTTCCCGGGTCGAGGAAGGTATTGAATTATTAACCGGCATGCCCGCCGGCCGGCGCCGGCCGGATGGCGGATACCCGCCAGGCACCCTTTTTTACCTGGTGGATCAAAAACTGCAGCAGTATGCAGCAGGTTTGTGTCAATACGGCAAATAA
- a CDS encoding TIGR01212 family radical SAM protein (This family includes YhcC from E. coli K-12, an uncharacterized radical SAM protein.), with translation MYEKTNRYRRYSDHLMKKFGEKVYKLPVNLPGTCPNRDGNVGRGGCIFCDEAGAGFECLPNTMSIKQQVQKNREFFIRRFNAKKFIIYFQAFSNTYMPWQQFKANMLAAADEQDVVGISISTRPDCIEDSYLDFLQELQAARGLSINLELGLQTVNYHTLVKVNRGHTLAEFIDAVQRIKKRNFEICTHIILNLPWDNCLDVIENAKILSALGINYVKLHALYVVKGTVLAHMYEKKEFSIISLEEYIDRVVTFLEYLDPHIVIQRLVGKGPQDNQLFSNWHTSWWKIKQAIEQTLAERDTWQGKKCDYLNGKALKFFTA, from the coding sequence ATGTATGAAAAGACAAATCGTTACCGCCGGTATTCTGACCATTTGATGAAAAAATTTGGCGAAAAAGTTTATAAACTGCCGGTTAATCTTCCCGGTACCTGCCCTAACCGGGACGGCAACGTGGGCCGGGGCGGTTGTATTTTTTGCGATGAAGCAGGAGCCGGCTTTGAGTGTCTGCCCAATACCATGAGCATTAAACAGCAGGTACAAAAAAACCGGGAATTTTTTATCAGACGCTTTAACGCCAAAAAATTTATTATTTATTTTCAAGCCTTCAGCAATACCTATATGCCATGGCAGCAATTTAAAGCTAATATGCTGGCAGCTGCCGATGAACAAGACGTGGTGGGCATCTCGATTTCCACCCGGCCGGACTGCATAGAGGACTCTTACCTGGATTTTTTGCAGGAATTGCAAGCTGCACGAGGTTTGTCCATTAACCTCGAACTGGGCCTGCAGACGGTTAATTATCACACCCTGGTAAAAGTAAACCGCGGACATACGCTGGCAGAATTTATTGATGCTGTGCAGCGCATCAAAAAAAGAAATTTTGAAATCTGTACCCATATTATTTTAAACTTGCCCTGGGATAACTGCCTGGACGTCATTGAAAATGCCAAGATCCTCTCGGCACTGGGGATTAATTACGTTAAACTGCATGCTCTTTATGTGGTGAAAGGAACCGTGCTGGCCCACATGTATGAGAAAAAAGAATTTTCTATTATTTCTTTAGAGGAATACATCGACCGGGTAGTTACCTTCCTGGAGTACCTGGACCCCCATATTGTAATTCAACGCCTGGTGGGAAAAGGCCCGCAGGACAACCAACTGTTTTCCAACTGGCATACCAGTTGGTGGAAAATCAAACAAGCCATTGAACAAACTCTGGCGGAGCGAGACACCTGGCAAGGCAAGAAGTGCGATTATCTGAACGGTAAAGCTCTAAAGTTTTTTACTGCTTAG
- a CDS encoding ABC transporter permease, whose product MRELNPVLLKELRQRFRSYRSSLVIVLYLMALGSAVLGFIYLRWRVAPEFFQPGSSKEIFTVLCLAQLGLLAFVVPGLTAGVISGERERQTLNVLLTTDLSPLSIVLSKMTAACSFTVILLFASLPLYSLVFMYGGLAPVQILGVLAFFLVSVLFYAAIGVSCSTYFKRTGVSTVTSYGLVFFQLLGTVFLGGFIYELYQQQARMAMTNLQQTPLIVQLLQDTNPILVMLRILGEDAAFGPGREMWLPYWGIYAVTCLSVSVILILWSGWQLNPVNHQKKLFR is encoded by the coding sequence ATGAGGGAATTAAACCCGGTTTTACTCAAAGAGTTGCGGCAGCGTTTTCGTTCTTACCGCTCTTCTTTGGTGATAGTGCTTTACTTGATGGCGTTGGGCAGTGCCGTTCTGGGTTTTATTTACCTGCGCTGGCGCGTGGCTCCTGAGTTTTTTCAACCAGGCAGCAGTAAAGAAATTTTTACGGTATTATGTTTAGCCCAGCTGGGGTTGCTGGCTTTTGTGGTGCCTGGCCTGACGGCAGGGGTTATTAGCGGGGAAAGGGAAAGGCAAACCTTAAACGTTTTATTAACAACCGATCTGAGTCCCCTCAGCATTGTGTTAAGTAAAATGACCGCCGCTTGTTCTTTTACGGTAATACTATTGTTTGCCAGTCTGCCTTTGTACAGCCTGGTGTTCATGTACGGCGGTCTGGCGCCGGTGCAAATTTTGGGAGTGCTGGCTTTCTTTCTGGTGTCAGTTTTGTTTTATGCGGCCATCGGTGTCAGCTGCTCCACTTATTTTAAACGAACCGGTGTCAGTACCGTTACATCCTACGGCCTTGTCTTTTTTCAGCTGTTAGGCACTGTTTTCTTGGGCGGGTTTATTTATGAACTATACCAGCAGCAGGCCCGGATGGCCATGACTAACCTGCAGCAGACACCACTTATCGTGCAGCTGCTGCAGGATACCAACCCCATTTTGGTGATGCTGCGTATTCTCGGGGAGGATGCTGCTTTCGGTCCCGGCCGGGAGATGTGGCTGCCCTACTGGGGAATTTATGCCGTCACCTGCCTGAGTGTTAGTGTTATCCTGATACTCTGGAGCGGTTGGCAATTAAATCCTGTTAATCATCAGAAAAAGTTATTCAGATAA
- a CDS encoding ABC transporter ATP-binding protein, which translates to MNAIEMKNLTKIYGHNYALRDFTLNIETGRVYGLIGPNGAGKTTAMSVLATLLAPDGGSATVGGHDVVREPAAVRRMIGYMPDFFGVYDGLKANEYLDFYAAAYRIPVSRRPRLIQDLLELVNLSDKTDTYVDFLSRGMKQRLALARCLVHDPAVLILDEPASGLDPRARAEMKEVIRQLRRMSKTILISSHILPELAEMCDNIAIMEQGRLVAHGTVEEVTAARQGSRVFKIEVADKLEELLDYLHKRPDIVSVDSENGWAKVALAGNKAAQGRLLRDIMNEGWQVLEFAEMKGNLEDAFMAVTGEVSY; encoded by the coding sequence GTGAACGCCATAGAAATGAAAAACCTAACCAAGATATACGGCCATAACTATGCTTTGCGGGATTTTACCCTTAATATTGAAACCGGCCGGGTTTACGGTTTAATCGGTCCCAACGGCGCCGGCAAAACAACAGCCATGTCTGTTTTGGCTACCCTGCTGGCGCCGGATGGCGGCAGTGCCACGGTGGGAGGTCACGACGTGGTGCGGGAACCGGCGGCGGTACGCCGGATGATTGGTTATATGCCTGATTTCTTTGGCGTTTATGACGGGCTGAAAGCCAATGAGTACCTGGATTTTTATGCCGCTGCCTATCGCATACCGGTATCCCGGCGGCCCCGCTTAATTCAAGATTTGCTGGAGCTGGTAAACCTTTCGGACAAGACAGATACCTATGTGGATTTTCTTTCCCGAGGCATGAAGCAGCGGCTGGCGTTGGCTCGCTGCCTGGTGCATGACCCGGCTGTGCTGATTTTGGACGAACCGGCCTCCGGCCTTGATCCCAGAGCCAGGGCGGAAATGAAAGAAGTTATTCGTCAACTGCGCCGTATGAGCAAAACAATTTTAATCAGTTCGCACATTCTGCCGGAACTGGCAGAGATGTGCGACAATATTGCCATTATGGAACAGGGACGCCTGGTGGCCCATGGAACAGTGGAAGAAGTTACCGCCGCCCGGCAAGGAAGCAGGGTATTTAAAATCGAGGTGGCGGATAAGTTAGAGGAGCTGCTTGACTATTTGCATAAACGGCCCGACATTGTCAGCGTCGACAGTGAGAATGGTTGGGCCAAAGTAGCTTTGGCCGGCAACAAAGCTGCCCAGGGCCGGTTATTGCGGGACATTATGAATGAAGGCTGGCAGGTTTTGGAGTTTGCTGAGATGAAAGGGAATTTGGAAGATGCTTTTATGGCAGTAACCGGGGAGGTGTCATATTGA